From Acinonyx jubatus isolate Ajub_Pintada_27869175 chromosome B2, VMU_Ajub_asm_v1.0, whole genome shotgun sequence, a single genomic window includes:
- the LHFPL5 gene encoding LHFPL tetraspan subfamily member 5 protein, whose protein sequence is MVKLLPAQEAAKIYHTNYVRNSRAVGVMWGTLTICFSVLVMALFIQPYWIGDSVNTPQAGYFGLFSYCVGNVLSSELICKGGPLDFSSIPSRAFKTAMFFVALAMFLIIGSIICFSLFFVCNTATVYKICAWMQLAAATGLMIGCLVYPDGWDSSEVRRMCGEQTGKYTLGQCTIRWAFMLAILSIGDALILSFLAFVLGYRQDKLLPDDYKADGKEEV, encoded by the exons ATGGTGAAGTTGCTGCCCGCCCAGGAGGCAGCCAAGATCTACCACACCAACTATGTGCGCAACTCGAGGGCTGTGGGTGTGATGTGGGGCACACTCACCATCTGTTTTTCGGTGCTTGTTATGGCCCTCTTTATCCAGCCCTACTGGATTGGTGACAGCGTTAACACACCCCAGGCAGGCTACTTTGGCCTTTTCTCCTACTGTGTGGGCAACGTGCTGTCCTCTGAGCTCATCTGCAAGGGTGGCCCGCTGGACTTCTCCTCCATTCCCTCTAGAGCTTTCAAGACTGCCATGTTTTTTGTGGCCTTGGCCATGTTCCTCATCATTGGCTCCATCATCTGCTTTAGCCTCTTCTTCGTCTGCAACACGGCCACTGTCTACAAGATCTGTGCATGGATGCAGCTGGCTGCAG CCACAGGCCTCATGATCGGCTGCCTGGTCTACCCGGATGGCTGGGACTCAAGTGAGGTGCGACGCATGTGTGGGGAGCAGACGGGCAAGTACACGCTGGGTCAGTGCACCATCCGCTGGGCCTTCATGCTGGCCATCCTCAGCATCGGAGATGCCCTCAtcctctcctttctggccttcgTGCTGGGCTACCGGCAGGACAAGCTCCTCCCCGATGACTACAAGGCCGATGGAAAAG
- the CLPS gene encoding colipase, whose translation MEKVLVLLLVALAVAYAVPDPRGIIIHLEDGELCLNSLQCKSRCCHRSTGLSLARCAPKASENSECSAKTLYGVYYKCPCERGLTCEVDKTIVGSITNTNFGFCHDAGRSRK comes from the exons ATGGAGAAGGTCCTCGTCCTTCTGCTGGTTGCCCTCGCAGTGGCCTACGCGGTGCCTGACCCTCGGGGAATCATTATCCACCTG GAAGACGGCGAGCTCTGCCTGAACAGCCTTCAATGCAAGAGCAGGTGCTGCCACCGTAGCACGGGGCTGAGCCTGGCCCGCTGCGCACCCAAGGCCAGTGAGAACAGCGAGTGCTCTGCCAAG ACACTGTATGGGGTTTACTACAAGTGTCCCTGTGAGCGGGGCCTGACCTGTGAGGTTGACAAGACCATCGTGGGCTCCATCACCAATACCAACTTTGGCTTCTGCCACGATGCTGGACGCTCCCGGAAGTAA